In Candidatus Methylomirabilota bacterium, the genomic window CGCCGTCGCCCTGCTCGGCGGACTCAAGCTGGGGGCGACGGTCGCCCCCCTGGATCACCTGCTCACCGCACAGGAGCGGGAGGCGATCCTCGCCGACCTCCGCCCGCGCGTGGTGGCGCACGAGGTCCTGGGGGACGAGGCCGAGTGGGAGAGTCCGCCGGCCGCCGTCGGCCCCGCCCTCATCCTGTACACGTCGGGCTCGACCGGCGCGCCCAAGGGGGCCATGTTGTCGCACGGCGCGCTGCGGGCGGCGGTGGAGGCGTGGGCCGAGCCGGTGATGGGGCTGAGGCCGCAGGACGTCGTCCTGGCCGCGCTGCCGCTGTCGCACTCGTTCGGGCTCAACGGGGCCCTGCTGGCACCCCTGCTCACCGGCGCTTCGGTCGCGCTCCTGGAGCGCTTCAGCCCCGACGAGGCGGTCGTGGCGATCCACCGCCACCGCGTCTCCGTCTTCCCCGGCGTGGCGACGATGTTTCGCCGTGTGCTCGACGCCCCGGGCCTGGCCGCGAGCGACCTCGGCACGCTGCGCCTCTGCGTCTCCGGCGCGGCGCCCTGCTCGTGGACGCTCGCCCAGGAGTGGCGCGAGCGAACGGGGGTGCGCATCCTGCGTGGCTACGGGATGACCGAGCTGTTCCGTCCCATCTCCTACCTGGCCGCCGATCCCACGGACCTGCCCGACGCCGTCGGCCGGGCCGTGCCCGGCGTCGACCTCCGCGTGGTAGGCGGCGATGGGCGGGCGCTGCCGGCGGGCGCCGTCGGCGAGCTCTGGATCCGCTCCCCCGCCGTCATGGACGGCTACCTGAGCTCGCCCGAGGAGACCGACGCCGTGATCGACGGCGGCTGGTTCAAGACCGGCGACCTGGCCATCCTGCGCGCCGACGGCTACGTGCGCATCGAAGGACGCAAGCGCGAGCGCATCCTGCGGGGCGGCTACTCCGTGTCGCCCCCGGAAATCGAGGCCGTGCTGCACGCGCATCCGGCGGTCGCCGAGGCGGCCGTGCTGGGCGAGCCCCACGCCGAGCTCGGCGAAGAAGTGGTGGCCTTCGTGGCGCTGCGGCCGGGTGTGCGGGAGGATCCCCGGGTGCTGGTCGCCTGGTGCCGTGAACGCCTGGCCGGCTTCAAGTGCCCCCGGCGCATCACGATCGTCGACCGCCTGCCCCGGGCCTCGACGGGTAAGGTGCTGAAGTCCCGACTGCTCGGACAGGCCTGACGAGGAGACGCCAAGGATGGAAATATCGCGCAGGAAGATGCTTTCGATGGGTAGCCTCGGCGCGGTGACG contains:
- a CDS encoding AMP-binding protein, which produces MAENFVRLLEAVARRAPDAPAVLWDAGLLTYRRLDRQANGFARFLSHRGVRPGDRVALCIANRWPFAVALLGGLKLGATVAPLDHLLTAQEREAILADLRPRVVAHEVLGDEAEWESPPAAVGPALILYTSGSTGAPKGAMLSHGALRAAVEAWAEPVMGLRPQDVVLAALPLSHSFGLNGALLAPLLTGASVALLERFSPDEAVVAIHRHRVSVFPGVATMFRRVLDAPGLAASDLGTLRLCVSGAAPCSWTLAQEWRERTGVRILRGYGMTELFRPISYLAADPTDLPDAVGRAVPGVDLRVVGGDGRALPAGAVGELWIRSPAVMDGYLSSPEETDAVIDGGWFKTGDLAILRADGYVRIEGRKRERILRGGYSVSPPEIEAVLHAHPAVAEAAVLGEPHAELGEEVVAFVALRPGVREDPRVLVAWCRERLAGFKCPRRITIVDRLPRASTGKVLKSRLLGQA